The following proteins come from a genomic window of Pyxidicoccus sp. MSG2:
- a CDS encoding DAK2 domain-containing protein, with translation MDESHSGTECDWHALRRSIGGSSGPFYATALLRAARHLVDRTPDATAWAEAFGVAVDAVSELGGARPGDRTMLDALRPAADAFAREVKAGRSAADAWAVCVREAEQGAEATTRMQPRLGRASYLGDRALGVPDAGAAAVVVWLKALTAFIG, from the coding sequence GTGGACGAGTCCCACTCGGGCACTGAATGCGATTGGCATGCGTTGCGCCGCAGCATCGGTGGCAGTTCGGGGCCGTTCTATGCCACCGCGCTGCTGCGCGCCGCGCGTCACCTGGTGGACCGGACGCCGGACGCCACCGCGTGGGCTGAAGCGTTCGGTGTCGCGGTGGATGCGGTGTCGGAGTTGGGCGGCGCTCGACCCGGAGACCGCACCATGCTGGATGCGCTGAGGCCGGCGGCGGATGCGTTTGCCCGGGAGGTGAAGGCGGGTCGCTCAGCCGCCGACGCCTGGGCCGTCTGTGTCCGCGAGGCCGAGCAGGGCGCGGAAGCGACGACGCGCATGCAGCCGCGCCTGGGGCGCGCGAGCTACCTGGGCGACCGTGCGCTCGGCGTGCCCGATGCCGGCGCGGCGGCGGTGGTCGTCTGGCTGAAGGCGCTCACCGCGTTCATCGGGTGA